ttattttgataacattaaaaccaaacttatcgatttaaatttaattactttattTACATCCACgatcataaatatttatttacaaaaaataaaataataaaatactacaACAATATTtggttttcattaaaaagaaaaaatactaacataaaataaatatcatttagAGTATAACTCAAACCATAATGGAATGGTTCGATAAACCGAGCATTTGATGTCAATTTCAGTTAATACAGTAAAGCAtaggtacaaaaataaaaagtgtagaATTAGGTTGGGAAAATTGATCACTGTTTTATAATTCGTCACGATCGCTTCGAAGAGAGAACATGGCTTTTTATTGATGGTGGACCAAATCGTCGTTGAGCTTCGGTTTGGAAAGCACTTTCCATTTGATCGCAAATCAAGTCGAAAAATAAATTGGCAATATTACTATGAATCAAGGACTTAAACTCAAATGATACTTTAAAATCCAACACACACGATTGTGGAATATCCTTGAGGCCGGGACTGAAGCGCCATTCATTCAATAAATAGTTGAATAATCGCCCATCGTTGCAAACTGATTGCACTAGCTTTGGTGCCTCCAGGGTAAcatttgatgtgtatttttcatttaaagggGGGAAACCGACAATTAAGTCGGCTCGGAAGTTTTGGCCCCTCTGACTGTGTACGTGTGACTTTTTTACATATGGCACAAATTGATAGTAGTTTCTTACATCAGCAACAACTTCATACATCTCGGACATTGagtatctgaaaaaaaaaacatgaaagtaGTTGTTTAAATGGAAAGCCCATATATGGATGTGGTTGAGCTTACCCTAGGAGTTCTTTTTTAACATATGCCTTGTTCCTGTTTGTTAAGTCACTGATCGAAAAGAAGGATCTCTCCAATTTCCCATGTGAAGTCCTAAAacacaatgaaaatatttttaaaaaattcattgtCAAGGATATTAAGTAATAGTTGTCTTGATCTTGACAATTAAGATCAATTCAACCTTGTCTCCATACGGAAATAGAGATGACATTGAATTTCTtctcaattttacaaaaatataaaaggaaacGAAtcgtaattttgtttgttttgataatcTGGGCTTATGTaagttgttttttagtttttaatttgtttgcaaaacttaattttgaaggtttaaacatttttgacttACGAAAATtcacaattaattttgaagataCCTTTCACAGGTACCAAATAACGCACTCTCCTaaacattttgaattgttttagtTTGGTTAAATGGGAAATAGAAGTTATTTATCgtgaggaaaaataaaaacacacgaATTTTGGCTACATCATTTTTTGCAGTGGATGAcaaattcacaaattttgtattgcaattttttgacgttttcgtTTTGTGATGAAATAGAAATTTGTACAGCGGTTCAttgaaatgcaaaattttaattgaatgaaaACATTCAGTTAGAAAGATAGGTCAGGCACACATGAGTAAATTAGTAAAGCTGATATATGTACATTCAAAATCTTATGCATAATTTAAAAgtgagaaatacaaaattaactaaaatttaaattattggcAAAATATAAGGTAGATGcctaaattataaatataattgaaaaattaaaaaaagtttttgcttAACTAAGCAGAAAAacgaggattttttttttaattattatatgatAGACGAATAAGATTgtacaaacaaacacaaaagtACTTGGCTTGTTAATTCTCCACACATGACAGAACAGAGCCTTGATTTTTGATATGATGAGAATCCAAATGGATAAACAGAACCAAATCAAGTCCTGCATAGTTTCACGAAATTATTAGTTTTGACTGAAACCTTTCAtcaaaaactcaagtttttccATTCATTATTCGTAAGccaaaagttttatataaaacatgtcATCATATAAAGCAAAGTAgctgaatatttattttatttaaaccttGAGTTTGTTGTACAGGACACCCGCCCCcaagtaaagttttaaataaataaaacaaaaacacattgtAGTATTACAATGTACaatatgtatattttcatatcaattttaaatttcagagATATAAATAGATACGTTTCTGGATGGTGATGACAACAACAGTTATTCTTCAACCAtccatacaatttgcaaaagacacaaaaatgttaagtgaaaatatttgaaaaaaaaaaaaacaaaaaattattagcCCAATTCTTAATATTAGACTTGTTCTCCCGAGAGTAAAATTCTCCTGTTCCGAATTCCCCGGGAGACAGTTTTTCTCTTCGAACTcgagaatacaaattttgtatattcgAAACAGCTGTTTCGAAGTATTTGGCACAAGAATGTAGGTGTACAACAGTTtcagaaaaggaaaacaaacattttgaaattgatatttatgCATATATAAGTAAATCACAAAGAtttattctaaatttgtttttctagttTCATTGAACAACTTCATTCttaggtttcaaaagtattataGAGTTAACAAGGTTGTCTTCAAGTATTTGCTGGATATTCTTTCTAGGTCCTGTGATCCAGCTAAAAAAAATTTGGCGATTCCACCAATAACAAAATTGAGTGCTTGTTTGCATTTCTTCGCTTAAGAAGGATACTAAACGGGTGTGTGACTACAATGTTGGACTGGCCTAACCTAGTTTTAGCCAGGTGCTTGCAGAAGTCTTAAACGTTTTGGAGGAACAACTATGTCCAGAATGGATAAAAGTATGCCAATCGGCGGCAGATAAAAGAAGAGTTGCGCTGGCCTTCTACTCAAAACATAACTTTCCTGGCAATGTAGGGTGCGTTAATGGAACGCACGTTCGGATCATTGCCCAATCtgtaaacaaacattaattttataacaGAAAAGGAACGTACAGACTAAATGTTATGCTAGTTTGTGATGAtcaacttaaaattcaaaacgttGATGCCTTCCATCCAG
This window of the Eupeodes corollae chromosome 3, idEupCoro1.1, whole genome shotgun sequence genome carries:
- the LOC129949911 gene encoding coenzyme Q-binding protein COQ10, mitochondrial, which gives rise to MFRRVRYLVPVKGIFKINCEFSTSHGKLERSFFSISDLTNRNKAYVKKELLGYSMSEMYEVVADVRNYYQFVPYVKKSHVHSQRGQNFRADLIVGFPPLNEKYTSNVTLEAPKLVQSVCNDGRLFNYLLNEWRFSPGLKDIPQSCVLDFKVSFEFKSLIHSNIANLFFDLICDQMESAFQTEAQRRFGPPSIKSHVLSSKRS